The genomic stretch TCTCAAAAGGCTTTTGATCTATGCGAAAGTTTTGCCCTTTCTGGCGCAGAAACTCTGATCATGAATTAAAACTGTTTTAAAAATTAAGTACGGGAAATTTAAGCCTCTGCCGTACAAGAGCAACTCCTATGAAATTTAATATTGTCAACGAGATAAAATTAAGTTATTCCAGAAAAGGAAATTCTGAAAAATTAGTTAGTAGTTCACGCGATGCAGTGGATATATTCCGTCAGCATTTTGACCGTGATGAAATAGATTATCGAGAATCATTTTTTGCTTTATATTTAAATCAGGCTCACAAAGTTTTAGGGATAAGAAAAATTTCTGAATCGGGAATTTCTTCAACGGTTGTCGATGTTCGTATCATTATGCAGGCGGCACTGCTTTGTAATGCTTCAGCTTTAATATTGGCACATAATCATCCCTCCGGAAATTTGAAACCCTCTGCCGAAGATCTGAAAATTACGCAGAGCATTAAAAGCGCATCAGAATTTTTAAACTTTAAATTACTGGATCATGTCATCCTTACATCAACCGATTATTTATCATTTGCCGACGAGGGTCATTTATAAATGAATTCATATTATTAACAAAATACACAACAAGATTTTATTGTCGTGTATTTTCAAATTCGGGCGAAAAGACAATTCCTTCCTACGGTCGAAAACGTCTTTTCGCAAAGAATATTGATACAACTCCTATGATAGACCTCACGAAGCCACTGTATCATAAAAGTTGTGAGCTTTTACATATTTATCATTTAATTAAATGATGAAGATATTCTACAGTTCGTCCTTTATCCATCTCTTTATTACTTTTAAATCGCTGATGATCTATTTTTGAACATTGGTATTTGCCCAGACTATTCATCATCTCCGAAATGATTTGATGTCCTAGAAACCCTTCATTATTATAGCTTAGAAAAACATGTTGAAAATTGCATCTTTGTAAAAGATCGAACATCACATTTTCAACCTCTGATCTTAAACAGAACTTTGATGTATTATAGGATCTCAATCCAGTATTTCCCCGAGGCTCAAAATCGATATCATACAAAGCGATGGTATTCAGCAAATGATAATACGAACTATACTCTCTTCCATTGTACGGAGGATCCAAATAAAGGATATGACCTTGTATTTGATCAATTAATTCGTTGCTGTCCTGATTAAATATTTGACAGTCCGGATGTGATAATGACGTTCTTTTAAGAGGAAGTAATTGTAAGTTTTTGGTGGCGGCTATTTTTAGTGTCTTTAGGTAAGCGCAATACACGGAGGCTGTATTAGCAACTTTATCGACCGCTTTTAACAAGGTAGCCAATAAAAGTATATAAAAATCTTGATCTATGTCAGAGCTTTGAAATCGTTTTTCAATATCCATCCTTATGGCATCTATCTTTGCACCGTTTTCGGATGAAAAGTAGAGTCTTCCTGCTGCCCCACTTTCCGAGTATTCATTAAATATAAATCCTTCCGTGCCATCTAATTGATTTAGCTCCGAAAGGATTGCCCTGTATTTCTCTTCTGGCACTTTGCTAAAGAATGCACTTGTAATCACAAAACTATAGTATTCCCTATCATTGTAAATGATACTTTTAACTTTATCATGAAAATAGTTTCCTACTACTCCTGTTCCTGCAAACAGATCGCAGAAGCTACAATCAGCGAGTTGATATCCTACAGCATGAGAAATGACATTGTAGATAAACCCCGATAGTCTTTTTTTAGATCCCAAATAATTCATTTTTATTTGCAATCTCTCGTAAAATGCCGCCTACACTTTAATTCGTCCGACCCTGACCTGAATTTGCTTTTAATGTCCTAATAAAAAAAGCGGCTTGGTTTAAAAACCAAGCCGCTAGAAATTAATTGCAAATTTTAAGATGCATTGTCGAATTCAAAATCGACCCTTCTTTCATTACCAAAACTATCTTTGATCCAAATACTGAATTGATGTGATTCAGAAACCTGAGATGTGTAGTATAGCCTGAATTGCTTTTGCTTTAAAGGGTATTCATCATTCGGTAGATATGGAGGATCACTGTAATATTGAAGTTGACCGGCTCCTTCATATTGAAAATAACGAACATTGTAAGTAGTCCCTTTAAAATTATAAGGAGTAATGAGTGAGATACGAATCTCTACCGTCTCATTCTTAGCAATTTTATCAGGAACAGGCATTATATGGACTTCAAAAGGAAAGTCTTGCTGAATTTCCAAATCGCTGTCCTGACATGAATAAAGGACAAAACTGATTACGAAAATTACCAGTGAATTAGTACATAATTGTAAGATCTTTTTGTTGATTATATTTTTCATTTTACAAGCTTTTTTAAAAATTAAATCGCATTCCAAAACCAAACAAAGCGTAAAATTGACCAAGCTGACTGTTCGGCAAATAGCGTAGCTGACCGTTGACTAGGAAGACCAAATGTTCTGTGAGATAACTTTCTAAAGACAGCTTACCACCTGCACCGTAAATAAAGTTCCCGGTTGCATTAATGTTAGAGCCATCATAAATCATTTCATTTCCCTTATTGATTTGTTCATAACCTGCAAGCCCACCTATACCAAAATTAATATTGAGATTTCTCATCAGATCTCCCCACAAATGGAGACTGTAACCACCATTGAATAAAAAAGTATCAATCGGGATATCGTAATCGGTATATTCGTAATATTTTCTGCTGTATTCGGTAAGTCCGAAAAGATAATTACCATTTTTGGTGTAAGAAATAATACCTGCACCTAAAGCGTAATTTTGCTTTTCAGGAGATTGTGGAAATACTGAATATGAAATTTCGAATCCTTTTTGATGAGGGATCATTTGCTGAGCCAGAGTTTTTTTACCCATCGCAATAATCAAGATTATAGCTAAAAATATCTTATTCATCTTTAGTTTGTTTTTATGTTTAAACTGCTGATCAGCCTCGCTTGGATCAAATCTGCATTGTCAAGCTGGACTATCTGGTGTCTTCCTCCATTCTTTTCAAGAACTTCGATCTCCAGAACCTGGTCTTTTAACAGCGTAAACTGATCCATCAGATAAACCCCAGATATTTCAGAATCGTGAGCAGCTGTCCTTACCGGAAAATGGATGCGAAGCGGCTGCAAAAGTTTGTCTTGAACGACCGTTCTTTTCAGATTCTTTTTATCGACAATCCTGAAATTGATGAGGTCAATATCAAATGCTACGTTACTGCTGT from Chryseobacterium indologenes encodes the following:
- a CDS encoding conjugal transfer protein TraO; its protein translation is MNKIFLAIILIIAMGKKTLAQQMIPHQKGFEISYSVFPQSPEKQNYALGAGIISYTKNGNYLFGLTEYSRKYYEYTDYDIPIDTFLFNGGYSLHLWGDLMRNLNINFGIGGLAGYEQINKGNEMIYDGSNINATGNFIYGAGGKLSLESYLTEHLVFLVNGQLRYLPNSQLGQFYALFGFGMRFNF
- a CDS encoding JAB domain-containing protein; this translates as MKFNIVNEIKLSYSRKGNSEKLVSSSRDAVDIFRQHFDRDEIDYRESFFALYLNQAHKVLGIRKISESGISSTVVDVRIIMQAALLCNASALILAHNHPSGNLKPSAEDLKITQSIKSASEFLNFKLLDHVILTSTDYLSFADEGHL
- a CDS encoding DNA adenine methylase, with the protein product MNYLGSKKRLSGFIYNVISHAVGYQLADCSFCDLFAGTGVVGNYFHDKVKSIIYNDREYYSFVITSAFFSKVPEEKYRAILSELNQLDGTEGFIFNEYSESGAAGRLYFSSENGAKIDAIRMDIEKRFQSSDIDQDFYILLLATLLKAVDKVANTASVYCAYLKTLKIAATKNLQLLPLKRTSLSHPDCQIFNQDSNELIDQIQGHILYLDPPYNGREYSSYYHLLNTIALYDIDFEPRGNTGLRSYNTSKFCLRSEVENVMFDLLQRCNFQHVFLSYNNEGFLGHQIISEMMNSLGKYQCSKIDHQRFKSNKEMDKGRTVEYLHHLIK
- a CDS encoding TraQ conjugal transfer family protein, translated to MKNIINKKILQLCTNSLVIFVISFVLYSCQDSDLEIQQDFPFEVHIMPVPDKIAKNETVEIRISLITPYNFKGTTYNVRYFQYEGAGQLQYYSDPPYLPNDEYPLKQKQFRLYYTSQVSESHQFSIWIKDSFGNERRVDFEFDNAS